GGCGTCGTCGATCTCGCGCTGCAGCGCGCGAGCCCGCTCCATCAGCGTCTCGGTCTCTTCCATGTCCCCCCTGGCCACCCGAACCCCGAGCTGCCCCGCGGTCTTCCAGAAACCGGGCCAGGGAGGGCCGATCTGGATCGCGCTTGACACTGCTCGAGTGTTCAGTCATCGATCAGGCATGGTGGCCGCCGTCGTCCTACCGCTCGCAGCGGCGCTCCCGAGGGGGTCCGAGCTCGCGCCCACCGAGGCGCGGGAGGGCCTGCCCCGCGGGCGTGTGATCGAGCTGGCGGGGGGGCCCGACGCGGGGCGCACGAGCGCCGCGGTGCAGATCGTCATCGAGAGCCAGCGCGAGGGCGACCCCGTCGCGTGGATCCAGCCGCGCGGCGGGGCGCTCTATCCGCCCGATCTGGCCGCGGCGGGCGTCGACCTCGACGCGCTGCTCGTGGTGCACGTGCCCGAGGACGCGGGGCGGGCCGGGGCGGCCAAGGCGGCGGAGCTGGTGCTGCGGACCGGCGCGTTCGGCGCGGTGGTGGTCGACGCGAGCGACGCGCGCGTGCCGCGCGGCGAGGCGTGGCTGGGCCGGCTGGCGTCCCTCAGCCGCGAGCACGACTGCCGCACGGTCTTGCTCGGCCCCGAGGAGGCCAGCGGCTCGCTGGGGCCGCTCGTGTCGATGCGGCTCAGGGCGCGGAGACGGCGCGTGCGCTTCGGCCAGTACCGGATGGAGCTGGAGGTCCTCAAGGACAAGTCGGGCCACCGCCCCACGCTCCCCGGACCGCGCGAGTGGGCCGGGCCGGAGGGCATGCCGTGAGGGCGCGGGTCGCCTGCCTCGACGTGCCGGCGCTCCCGCTCCAGCTGCTCTCGCGCATGCACCCGGAGTGGGCGGACGCGCCGCTCGCGGTGGTCGAGGAGGATCATCCGCAGGCACGCATCCTGTGGGTGGACCGGCGCGCGGCGCGCAAGCGCGTGCGGATCGGCATGCGCTACGCGTCCGCGCTCCAGCTGACGCGGGAGCTGCGGGCGGCGCCCGTCCCCGCGGAGGCGCTCGCCGCCGCGCGCGCGGAGGTGCTCGAGGCGCTGCAGGCCCGCACGCCGCGCGTGGAGCCGGATCCTTCGCGGGCGGGCGTCTACTGGCTGGACCCCGCGGGCATGGGCAACCTCTTCGGTCCGCTGGAGCGCTGGGCCGCGAACGTGCACGACGCGCTGACGGTGCTCGGCTTCGATGGGGCGGTGGTCGTCGGCTTCGGGCGGCTGCCGTCGTGGGCCATCGCGCGCATGCGCCGCGGGCCGTTCGTGCTCGAGTCACCCGCCGAGGAGGCGCGACTCGCGGCCCGGGTCCCCCTCACCCGACTCGAGGTGCCGCCGGAGCTCCGCGACGCGCTGCTCGCGCTCGGCATCACGGACCTCGGCGGCTTCCTCGCCCTGCCCCGCGGCGACGTGGGGACCCGCTTCGGGTCGGAGGCGCGGGCGCTGCACGCGCGCTTCGCCGACGCGCTGCGCGACCCGATGCAGCCGGCGCCCTTCGTCGAGCCGATCGTGATGGACGCGGAGCTCGATCCGCCCGACGACGACCAGCATCGCCTGCTCTTCTGCATCAAGGGCGCCCTGCACGCGCTGCTGCACGAGCTGGCCCGGCGCTCGCTCGCGCTCGGCGCGCTGACGATCACCTTCGAGCTCGAGCGCGCCGACCCGCACGTGGAGCGCATCGAGCCCGCGCGCGCT
This window of the Sandaracinaceae bacterium genome carries:
- a CDS encoding DNA polymerase Y family protein, giving the protein MRARVACLDVPALPLQLLSRMHPEWADAPLAVVEEDHPQARILWVDRRAARKRVRIGMRYASALQLTRELRAAPVPAEALAAARAEVLEALQARTPRVEPDPSRAGVYWLDPAGMGNLFGPLERWAANVHDALTVLGFDGAVVVGFGRLPSWAIARMRRGPFVLESPAEEARLAARVPLTRLEVPPELRDALLALGITDLGGFLALPRGDVGTRFGSEARALHARFADALRDPMQPAPFVEPIVMDAELDPPDDDQHRLLFCIKGALHALLHELARRSLALGALTITFELERADPHVERIEPARATRDGLSVLELVRLRLSSLSLASPVERLVLTAEPASLDGTQLALFGGRRKDPEASARAIARLRAAFGDESVTKARLTDGWLPENGWAWEPIAHIDEPRPRPEPARGVLVRRVRPTPEPLPRGADGRPQTRPGLTALTGPYRLQGGWWVREAARDYYFGEREDGALLWLFFDRRRERWFLHGQVD